From a single Ischnura elegans chromosome 7, ioIscEleg1.1, whole genome shotgun sequence genomic region:
- the LOC124163050 gene encoding LARGE xylosyl- and glucuronyltransferase 2-like, whose amino-acid sequence IYALSVVIACFLLWWCLNRRVSFHSGSWKILSRFVAKPIIIPRRRSRDAVFCGLARRWLSGFILGVVVASLLLYYTFLGNDVDPNNLLGFTHREARLAERVREMEEQNQLLRRQLSISQDHLMSVMSDPKHNSSLPENYGYADDHSTRCSNKVQEPDVPKCDVIHVAIVCAGYNSSRSVVTLIKSILFYRRNPLHFHLISDSVAQVILQTLFSSWSVPQADISFYLADNVVPDVSWIPNKHYSGVYGLLKLTLPKVLPESLQRVIVLDTDVTFATDIADLWKFFNKLARKQAIGLVENQSDWYLGKLWKKHRPWPALGRGYNTGVILLHLQRLRELGWGQLWRLIAEKDLITMLVTSLADQDIFNAIIKQHPYLVYNLPCQWNVQLSDNTRSELCYTEVTDLKVIHWNSPKKLKVKNKHVEFFRNLYLTFLEYDGNLLRRELFGCNNTKTTLKERELSELNEEDPCYEFRRARMNNYRTHLYFLDYDNEPSSDEFDVTLVAQLSMDRLQMVEALCKHWEGPISLTLYMSDAEAQQFLSYALGSEVLNARKNIGYHIVYKEGNFYPVNFLRNVGLQQVNTPYVFLTDIDFLPMYGLYASLKKSIQLLNLASSKKALIVPAFETQRYRISFPKSKVDLIDMLEMGTLFTFRYHVWTKGHAPTNFAKWRTATTPYKVQWEPDFEPYIVVKKDIPEYDTRFVGFGWNKVSHIMELEARGYEFWVLPNAFIVHMPHAPSFDIAKFRSSSQYRKCLKILKNEFVKDLNKNYGKVFDTEK is encoded by the exons ATTTATGCTCTATCAGTTGTGATTGCATGTTTCCTGCTCTGGTGGTGCCTAAATAGAAGAGTATCGTTTCATTCTGGCTCTTGGAAAATATTGTCACGGTTTGTTGCCAAACCGATCATAATTCCTCGCCGTAGAAGCCGAGATGCTGTGTTTTGTGGTCTGGCAAGACGTTGGTTGAGTGGTTTCATATTAGGAGTGGTAGTGGCATCACTTCTTCTGTATTACACATTCTTAGGGAACGATG TGGACCCCAATAATTTATTGGGCTTCACCCATCGCGAAGCAAGATTGGCGGAACGCGTTAGAGAAATGGAGGAGCAAAACCAGTTACTGCGGCGCCAGCTCAGTATATCTCAAGACCATCTTATGTCGGTTATGTCAGATCCTAAGCACAATAGTTCTCTCCCTGAAAACTATGGCTACGCCGATGACCATTCTACACGCTGCTCCAATAAAGTGCAA gagCCAGATGTTCCCAAATGTGATGTCATCCATGTTGCTATAGTGTGTGCTGGATATAATTCTAGCCGGTCCGTTGTGACCCTCATCAAATCCATCTTATTTTACCGAAGGAATCCTCTTCACTTTCATCTTATATCAGATTCTGTAGCTCAAGTCATACTTCAGACATTGTTTTCATCTTGGAGTGTCCCGCAAG CTGATATTAGTTTCTACTTGGCTGATAATGTTGTGCCAGATGTGTCATGGATTCCCAACAAACATTACTCTGGAGTGTATGGATTGCTGAAACTGACATTGCCTAAAGTTCTTCCAGAATCATTGCAACGAGTGATTGTGTTGGACACTGATGTAACCTTTGCCACTGACATAGCAGACCTGTGGAAGTTTTTCAATAAGCTGGCCCGTAAGCAG GCAATTGGTCTTGTGGAAAATCAAAGTGACTGGTATCTGGGAAAGCTGTGGAAGAAGCATAGGCCATGGCCTGCTTTGGGACGTGG TTACAACACTGGAGTCATCCTTTTGCATCTTCAAAGACTAAGGGAACTCGGCTGGGGACAACTTTGGAGATTAATTGCTGAAAAGGATCTCATTACGATGCTTGTGACTAGTTTGGCAGATCAGGACATTTTCAATGCAATCATTAAGCAGCATCCTTACCTTGTGTACAACCTTCCCTGCCAGTGGAATGTGCAATTGAGTGATAATACTCGTAGTGAGCTCTGCTACACAGAAGTGACCGATCTCAAG GTCATCCATTGGAATTCCCCTAAGAAACTTAAGGTGAAAAATAAACATGTGGAATTTTTTCGAAACTTGTATTTAACTTTCTTGGAATATGATGGCAACTTATTGAGAAGAGAATTATTTGGATGCAATAATACTAAGACTACGCTGAAGGAGAGAGAGTTGAGCGAG CTCAATGAAGAGGATCCATGTTATGAATTCCGACGAGCAAGAATGAATAATTATCGGACCCATCTGTATTTTCTGGACTATGATAATGAGCCTTCTTCTGATGAGTTTGATGTAACTTTAGTGGCTCAACTGTCCATGGATAGGTTGCAGATGGTAGAGGCCCTTTGCAAGCATTGGGAAG GTCCTATTAGTCTGACTCTGTACATGTCAGATGCTGAGGCTCAACAGTTTTTGAGCTATGCACTAGGCTCGGAGGTTCTCAATGCGAGGAAAAATATTGGTTATCATATTGTATATAAAGAGGGG AATTTCTATCCtgttaatttcttaagaaatgttGGTCTCCAACAAGTGAATACTCCTTACGTCTTCCTTACGGACATAGACTTTCTTCCTATGTACGGACTGTATGCATCGCTGAAGAAATCAATTCAACTACTTAATTTGGCCTCATCTAAAAAg GCACTAATTGTACCAGCCTTTGAGACTCAGCGTTACCGGATATCTTTCCCGAAAAGTAAAGTTGATTTAATAGATATGCTGGAAATGGGTACTTTATTTACGTTCCGTTACCATGTGTGGACAAAAGGGCATGCTCCTACCAATTTTGCCAAATGGAGGACTGCTACCACTCCGTATAAG GTCCAATGGGAGCCAGACTTCGAGCCGTATATTGTTGTGAAGAAAGACATCCCTGAGTATGATACTCGATTTGTTGGATTTGGTTGGAATAAAGTGTCCCACATAATGGAACTGGAAGCGCGAGGCTACGAATTTTGGGTCTTGCCAAATGCTTTTATTGTTCACATGCCTCATGCGCCAAGTTTTGACATAGCCAAATTTAGGAGCTCATCTCAGTACCGGAA gTGCTTGAAAATACTCAAAAATGAATTTGTGAAAGATCTGAACAAGAATTATGGAAAGGTGTTTGATACAGAAAAGTGA